The Pseudomonas cucumis sequence GCGTCCAGCCAGATCTGCTCGGCAAACATGTAGCCCATGAAACCGCCTAGAGGGTTGGTGCCATAGCCTTTGACGCGCTGGTCGGCGCCATCGATGTTGCTGATGAACACCGGCACGCCGATACCGCTGTGCTGATGCACCAGGGTTTGCATGTCTGCGTACATCTTGCCGCGCTTGACCTCGTCGGTTTCACCGCGGGCCTGTATCAGCAACTGGTCGAACTGATCGTTCTTCCAGCCCGATTCGTTCCATGGCGCGCTGGACTGGAAGAACTGCGAGAAAAGCATGTCGGCATTGGGCCGCGGGTTGATGTTGCCGAAGCTGATCGGATGTTTCGCCCAGTGGTTAGACCAGTAGCCATCGCTCGGCAGGCGGTTGACGTCGAGCTTGAGCCCGGCCTGTTTGGCCGACTGCTGCAGCAGCACGGCGATATCCACCGAACCGGTTGCGGCGGGCGAGCACATCAGCGGCATGGTGATGTTTTCCATGCCGGCCTTTTTGAGCAGGAACTTGGCTTTTTCCGGGTCGTAGGCACGTTGTGGCAGGTCGGCGTTGTAGAAGCGCGCACCGGGTGCGATCGGGTGATCGTTGCCGACCCTGGCGAAACCACGGAATATCGCCGACTTGATCTGTTCCCGGTCCAGCAGCAATTTCATGGCCTCGGTGAACTCCGGGCTTTTGCCTGGCAGCTGGTCCTGACGAATGATCAGGTCGGTGTAGTTACCCGACGGCGAGTCCACGACCCGATGCTTGGTGCTGGCCTTGATACGAACCGTTGAACGCGGGTTAACTTCGTTGACGATGTGTACGTCGCCCGACAACAGTGCGTTGATCCGTGACGACTCGTCGGCAATGCCGATAAATT is a genomic window containing:
- a CDS encoding ABC transporter substrate-binding protein is translated as MTDNKNSIDSQLITGKESLRIFEGLNRGMSRRNALQMLGLAGVAVAGAGSLFGAAGKLFAEDEAASPGKGKPGGRIRVAGSSSSTADTLDPAKGSSSTDYVRHYMFYNGLTRFDSHMVPQLELAERIDTTDATLWVITLRKEVVFHNGKPLTAADVVFSLLRHKDPITGSKVLPLASQFAEVKANGTHEVQIQLSGPNAELPSVLAISHMLIVPEGTSDFSQGIGTGPFKAKEFKPGVRSIGVRNTNYWKPGLPYLDEIEFIGIADESSRINALLSGDVHIVNEVNPRSTVRIKASTKHRVVDSPSGNYTDLIIRQDQLPGKSPEFTEAMKLLLDREQIKSAIFRGFARVGNDHPIAPGARFYNADLPQRAYDPEKAKFLLKKAGMENITMPLMCSPAATGSVDIAVLLQQSAKQAGLKLDVNRLPSDGYWSNHWAKHPISFGNINPRPNADMLFSQFFQSSAPWNESGWKNDQFDQLLIQARGETDEVKRGKMYADMQTLVHQHSGIGVPVFISNIDGADQRVKGYGTNPLGGFMGYMFAEQIWLDA